From one Gossypium hirsutum isolate 1008001.06 chromosome D08, Gossypium_hirsutum_v2.1, whole genome shotgun sequence genomic stretch:
- the LOC107900948 gene encoding protein TSS produces MAPRNSRGKAKGEKKKKEEKVLPVVMDITVHLPDETHVVLKGISTDRILDVRRLLSVNTEACNITNFSLSHEVRGLRLKDTVDVLALRPCVLTLTEDDYDEESAAAHVRRVLDIVACTTSFGSSITAKDQLKPDASKNASVAQEKGCAAAKKTVSGANKESASKSSTKDVPVDAEGEMSHSCPNLGTFYDFFSLSHLAPPLQFIRRANTRQVEEISADDHLFSLDIKLCNGKLVHVESCRKGFYSVAKQRILCHNLVDLLRQLSKAFDKAYNDLMKAFTERNKFGNLPYGFRANTWLVPPTVAQSPSNFPPLPMEDETWGGNGGGLGRDGKNDSIPWAYEFSVLASMPSKTAEERQIRDRKAFLLHSLFADTAIFRAIRTVKHVMGKMNPTRSIKNCETLYSERIGGLNIMVMKDAPNASCKVDTKIDGIQATGVDQTNLRERNLLKGITADENTVAHDTSTLGVLNVRYCGYIAFVKVEGRENEKSSPPYQSIELEQPEGGANALNINSLRLLLHKTIPSELNKAASPSQVLEHEGLSSSQVLIERLLEESLAKLEEEELERKPFVRWELGACWIQHLQDQNSTQKDKKPSREKSKNEMKLGGLGTPLRSLKNKKKSDGNMGSGSSNSHPDAVENVTAASIESQLETSSKDDELVLKRKLSEEAFARLEESKTGLHHKTLQELIELSQKYYTEVALPKLVADFGSLELSPVDGRTLTDFMHTRGLQMRSLGHVVKLSEKLSHVQSLCIHEMIVRAFKHILQAVIATVVKIDKLAVSIASALNLMFGVPKNGELHKSCKIHSLVWKWLQVFLMKRYEWDISNLDFKDIRKFAILRGLCQKVGIELVPRDFDMDSPSPFQPSDIVSLVPVNKQAACSSADGRQLLESSKTALDKGKLEDAVTYGTKALSKLVAVCGPYHRMTAGAYSLLAVVLYHTGDFNQATIYQQKALDINERELGLDHPDTMKSYGDLAVFYYRLQHTELALKYVKRALYLLHLTCGPSHPNTAATYINVAMMEEGLGNVHVALRYLHKALKCNQRLLGPDHIQTAASYHAIAIALSLMEAYPLSVQHEQTTLHILRAKLGPDDLRTQDAAAWLEYFESKAFEQQEAARNGTKKPDASIASKGHLSVSDLLDYINPNHDAKGKDAAAGRKRSCIMKVKGKLYPSCEESSKVGVNKASDEETHVPQPEDKLDANQEMSSLPARSQAPVTEETTEARPDLGNCILSETHAEGDDGWQPVQRVRTSVSLGRRLKQRRASIGKVFSYQKKNVDPDMELPLVKASHQNNRYYRLKKRTISHGGHVDQHTINPSQGSRFGRRIIKTVTYRVKSTSSSTKRTTEISRNGGEVFRPGDSASAFTPNDHYPKNSTVSLGKSPSYKEVALAPPGSISKLHFRLETSCPDNPDFTIEKHREEMNETKDDTDQLTTGMENIFEKKSENTILDSTESLKEEISKGEIGVDEKKEETRPTAVMEDNSCLMVSERLEGQELEAGGNEVHEVVQDGIFVNGVPDSIDSPKTEICEKDLSTSVSIDSPKKELCEKDLSRSFELHSNSNSTLQGVEELKGKPLVLNSGNGQGLANKKLSASAAPFNPSTSISRAAPLPMNISLPPPPRPVPAIAPWAVNMPLHSAPSTILPNPICSSPHHPYPSPPPTPNMMQSLPFMYPPYAQSQPVPTMTFPVTSTPFHPSQFSWQCNVNPSMPEFIPGTVWPGHPMEFSVPSPTIEPIADQILEPEVQGDANPSSAPMLPLDIDTVGEAKKEVNLSAPLAITRVKEEARVGLENIQENVCLNENMIDNSENGLSQRNNLNKNTEGDAERKSDGEKTFSILIRGRRNRKQTLRMPISLLSRPYGSQSFKVIYNRVIRESECPKSTGFC; encoded by the exons ATGGCTCCAAGGAACAGCCGAGGGAAGGCCAAaggagagaagaagaagaaagaagagaagg TTCTGCCGGTGGTGATGGACATCACCGTACACCTCCCCGATGAAACTCATGTTGTTCTCAAG GGGATATCGACAGACAGGATACTAGATGTACGTCGTCTTTTATCGGTGAATACAGAAGCCTGCAACATCACAAACTTTTCCTTATCCCATGAG GTAAGAGGGTTGCGGTTAAAAGACACCGTGGACGTTTTGGCGCTCAGACCGTGCGTATTAACCTTAACGGAGG ATGATTACGATGAAGAGAGCGCGGCGGCGCACGTCAGACGGGTACTGGATATTGTGGCTTGCACCACGAGCTTCGGCTCATCTATCACCGCCAAAGATCAGCTGAAGCCGGACGCCAGTAAGAATGCGTCGGTTGCGCAGGAGAAAGGCTGTGCAGCAGCTAAGAAAACCGTCTCCGGTGCGAACAAGGAATCGGCTTCGAAATCTTCTACGAAGGACGTGCCGGTAGATGCAGAAGGAGAGATGAGCCATTCTTGCCCTAACCTCGGCACTTTCTACGATTTCTTTTCCCTCTCTCATCTCGCTCCTCCTCTTCAAT TTATAAGGAGGGCAAATACGCGGCAAGTTGAGGAGATCTCAGCCGATGATCATCTCTTCTCCCTTGAC ATTAAGCTTTGCAATGGAAAGCTGGTTCACGTGGAATCATGCCGGAAAGGTTTTTATAGCGTTGCGAAGCAGCGGATTCTCTGTCACAATCTTGTTGATTTGTTACGCCAACTTAGTAAAGCTTTTGATAAG GCCTACAACGATCTCATGAAAGCGTTTACGGAACGTAATAAG tTTGGGAATCTTCCTTATGGCTTCAGAGCGAATACCTGGCTTGTACCTCCAACTGTAGCGCAATCACCATCAAATTTCCCACCTCTTCCCATGGAGGATGAAACGTGGGGGGGTAATGGAGGTGGCTTAGGAAGAGACGGAAAAAACGATTCGATACCTTGGGCCTATGAGTTTTCAGTTCTTGCATCTATGCCCAGCAAGACAGCAGAGGAGCGACAAATACGGGACAGGAAAGCATTTCTTCTTCACAGCCTATTTGCCGACACGGCAATTTTCAGAGCCATTAGGACTGTGAAGCATGTAATGGGAAAGATGAATCCGACCCGTTCAATAAAGAATTGTGAAACTCTGTATTCTGAGAGAATAGGGGGCTTGAATATTATGGTAATGAAAGATGCCCCCAATGCAAGCTGTAAGGTGGACACTAAGATTGATGGAATTCAAGCAACTGGAGTAGATCAAACAAATTTGCGTGAAAGAAACTTATTGAAAGGGATCACAGCTGATGAAAATACGGTTGCGCAT GATACTTCCACTCTTGGTGTTTTAAATGTGAGATACTGTGGCTATATTGCCTTTGTGAAGGTTGAGGGGAGAGAGAATGAGAAAAGCAGTCCACCATATCAAAGCATTGAACTTGAACAGCCAGAAGGCGGGGCCAATGCCCTCAATATTAACAG TTTGAGATTACTTCTTCATAAAACGATACCTTCAGAACTTAATAAGGCAGCTTCGCCTTCACAAGTTTTGGAACATGAAGGACTTAGTTCTTCCCAAGTTTTGATAGAGAGATTGCTGGAAGAAAGTCTTGCTAAGCTTGAGGAGGAGGAACTCGAACGGAAACCTTTTGTGAGATGGGAACTAGGAGCCTGCTGGATACAACACTTGCAGGACCAAAATAGTACACAAAAAGATAAAAAACCATCTAGGGAGAAGTCTAAGAATGAGATGAAGCTTGGAGGACTTGGGACACCTCTTAGGTCCCTCAAGAACAAGAAAAAATCAGATGGGAATATGGGGTCAGGAAGCTCAAACTCTCATCCGGATGCTGTTGAAAATGTTACAGCAGCTTCTATAGAATCTCAGCTTGAAACCAGTTCAAAAGATGATGAACTTGTGCTGAAGAGGAAGTTATCCGAAGAGGCCTTTGCTCGACTAGAAGAGTCGAAGACTGGACTTCATCACAAG ACTTTACAGGAATTAATTGAATTGTCGCAGAAATATTACACTGAAGTTGCTCTTCCAAAATTG GTTGCAGATTTTGGTTCTTTGGAACTCTCACCGGTTGATGGACGAACTCTGACTGATTTTATGCATACTAGAGGTCTTCAGATGCGTTCCCTTGGACATGTT GTCAAGCTTTCAGAAAAGCTATCACATGTGCAGTCACTTTGTATTCATGAAATGATTGTTCGGGCATTCAAGCATATTCTGCAGGCAGTGATTGCCACTGTTGTTAAAATTGATAAACTGGCTGTGTCAATAGCTTCTGCACTGAACCTGATGTTTGGAGTTCCTAAGAATGGAGAACTACACAAGTCTTGCAAAATCCATTCCCTGGTGTGGAAGTGGTTGCAGGTCTTCTTGATGAAGCGATATGAATGGGATATTAGCAACTTAGACTTCAAGGACATTAGGAAATTTGCAATTCTACGCGGATTATGCCAGAAG GTAGGAATTGAGTTGGTTCCAAGGGATTTTGACATGGATTCTCCTAGCCCATTCCAACCATCAGATATTGTCAGTCTGGTTCCCGTAAATAAG CAAGCAGCATGCTCATCTGCTGATGGAAGACAACTTTTAGAATCATCTAAAACAGCCTTAGATAAGGGAAAACTCGAAGATGCCGTAACTTATGGAACCAAG GCTCTTTCTAAGCTAGTAGCAGTTTGTGGTCCATATCATCGAATGACAGCTGGAGCTTACAGCCTTCTTGCTGTGGTTTTATATCACACTGGAGATTTCAATCAG GCCACAATATACCAGCAAAAAGCCTTGGATATCAATGAGAGAGAACTGGGATTAGATCATCCTGACACAATGAAGAGTTATGGAGATCTTGCTGTCTTCTATTACAGGCTTCAGCATACAGAACTTGCTCTTAA ATATGTAAAGCGTGCTCTGTATCTTTTACATCTTACTTGTGGGCCATCTCATCCAAATACCGCTGCAACATACATAAATGTAGCCATGATGGAAGAAGGACTGGGCAATGTGCATGTTGCCCTTAGATATCTTCACAAAGCTTTGAAGTGTAACCAAAGGTTACTTGGTCCTGATCATATTCAG ACAGCAGCAAGTTATCATGCTATAGCAATTGCACTCTCATTGATGGAAGCATACCCTTTGAGCGTCCAACATGAACAAACAACCTTGCACATTCTCCGAGCAAAGCTGGGCCCAGATGATTTACGTACCCAG GATGCTGCTGCATGGCTCGAGTATTTTGAGTCCAAGGCATTTGAACAGCAAGAAGCTGCACGAAATGGTACTAAAAAGCCAGATGCATCCATAGCTAGCAAGGGCCATTTAAG TGTATCTGATTTGCTTGACTATATTAATCCAAATCATGATGCCAAAGGGAAAGATGCTGCAGCAGGAAGGAAAAGAAGCTGTATTATGAAG GTGAAGGGAAAACTTTATCCAAGTTGTGAGGAATCCTCTAAAGTGGGTGTGAACAAAGCTTCAGATGAGGAGACACATGTACCTCAACCGGAAGATAAACTGGATGCTAACCAGGAGATGAGCTCTTTGCCAGCACGGTCTCAGGCTCCTGTTACAGAAGAGACAACAGAGGCAAGACCAGACCTTGGTAATTGCATCCTATCTGAAACACATGCTGAAGGGGATGATGGGTGGCAACCCGTTCAAAGGGTAAGAACATCTGTATCACTTGGGAGAAGACTAAAGCAGAGACGAGCAAGTATAGGCAAGGTTTTCAGTTATCAGAAAAAGAATGTTGATCCTGATATGGAACTCCCTCTAGTCAAGGCCAGTCATCAAAATAATAGGTATTACCGTTTGAAGAAACGAACAATATCTCATGGAGGTCATGTGGATCAGCACACTATTAATCCCTCCCAAGGTTCAAGATTTGGAAGGAGAATAATTAAAACCGTTACGTACAGGGTTAAGTCCACTTCTTCATCTACTAAAAGGACAACTGAGATCTCTAGAAATGGAGGTGAGGTGTTTAGACCTGGGGACTCTGCCTCTGCCTTTACACCTAATGATCACTATCCAAAAAATTCTACAGTCAGTCTTGGGAAATCTCCTTCGTACAAGGAAGTAGCATTGGCCCCTCCGGGTAGTATCTCCAAACTACATTTCAGGCTTGAAACTAGTTGTCCTGATAACCCAGACTTCACCATTGAAAAACATCGAGAGGAAATGAATGAAACAAAAGACGATACTGATCAGTTGACTACGGGAATGGAGAACATATTTGAAAAGAAGAGTGAGAACACTATACTGGATTCAACAGAGAGCTTGAAAGAGGAAATCTCGAAAGGGGAAATTGGTGTGGATGAAAAAAAGGAAGAAACTAGGCCAACTGCTGTGATGGAAGATAACTCTTGTTTGATGGTGTCCGAGAGACTGGAGGGACAAGAACTTGAGGCTGGAGGTAATGAGGTTCATGAAGTTGTACAGGATGGCATATTCGTAAATGGTGTACCTGATTCAATTGATTCTCCTAAAACGGAAATCTGTGAGAAGGATTTATCTACAAGTGTTTCAATTGATTCTCCTAAAAAGGAACTTTGTGAGAAGGATCTATCTAGAAGTTTTGAACTGCACAGTAATTCAAACTCCACATTACAAGGGGTAGAAGAATTGAAAGGCAAGCCCTTGGTCCTAAACTCTGGTAACGGTCAGGGGCTTGCCAATAAGAAGCTGTCTGCATCTGCCGCTCCTTTCAACCCATCAACATCGATTTCACGTGCTGCTCCACTCCCCATGAACATCTCCCTTCCTCCTCCTCCTAGACCTGTTCCAGCCATTGCACCTTGGGCAGTTAACATGCCTCTTCACTCTGCACCATCTACCATCTTACCAAATCCAATCTGCTCCTCTCCTCATCATCCATATCCCTCACCTCCTCCAACTCCAAACATGATGCAGTCTCTACCCTTTATGTATCCACCCTATGCTCAATCCCAACCTGTACCAACAATGACCTTTCCTGTAACTAGCACTCCTTTTCATCCCAGTCAATTCTCATGGCAGTGCAATGTGAACCCCAGTATGCCAGAGTTTATTCCTGGGACAGTTTGGCCTGGTCATCCAATGGAATTCTCTGTACCATCACCGACTATTGAGCCAATTGCTGATCAGATACTGGAGCCTGAAGTGCAAGGTGATGCAAATCCAAGTTCAGCTCCTATGCTCCCACTAGATATTGACACTGTTGGAGAAGCTAAGAAAGAAGTCAACCTTTCAGCACCTCTGGCAATAACTCGTGTTAAGGAAGAAGCTAGAGTTGGTTTGGAAAATATACAGGAAAATGTTTGCTTGAATGAAAACATGATTGACAATTCTGAGAACGGACTGAGCCAACGCAACAACCTGAACAAAAATACTGAAGGCGATGCTGAAAGGAAGAGTGATGGTGAGAAAACCTTCAGCATTCTAATAAGGGGTAGAAGAAACCGAAAACAGACGTTGAGAATGCCAATCAGTTTGCTAAGTCGACCATATGGTTCACAGTCTTTTAAAGTTATATACAACAGAGTCATCAGGGAGAGTGAATGTCCAAAATCTACTGGCTTTTGTTAG
- the LOC107900949 gene encoding protein PRY1 — translation MGSHIFTPFFILTFFFQLSPLVLTLLDLRNIPPHENPVSQQPQFSNPNPARNQPLNPKPLPHPNPSESIEIQIHPKLLVNPSKDPQGTYQFSSRQPIRKPSEILISQQSQNSSDNPNPQQPSNTNQDTNSQQLQNPTQQPQNQSTQPFQPKPLTPSSPDSDAQQFLDTHNAARIHENEPLYTWDQKLADFARSWGNKRINDCRIVHSNAPYGENIFVANNDHWTPREAVQRWVGEEQYYDKKTFACQPGKLCGHYTQIVWRDSIRVGCARVRCANGGLFVMCNYEPPGNYKNENPFVPHNQ, via the coding sequence ATGGGATCCCATATTTTCACACCCttcttcatccttacctttttctttCAACTTTCTCCCCTTGTTTTAACTCTCCTAGATTTGCGCAACATACCTCCACATGAAAATCCAGTCTCTCAACAGCCTCAGTTTTCAAATCCAAATCCAGCTCGAAACCAACCTTTAAATCCCAAGCCTCTCCCCCATCCAAATCCATCCGAATCTATCGAAATCCAAATCCATCCCAAGTTACTAGTGAATCCCTCTAAAGATCCTCAGGGTACATACCAATTTTCAAGCCGTCAACCAATTCGAAAGCCATCTGAAATCCTAATCTCTCAACAATCTCAGAATTCATCTGATAACCCAAACCCTCAGCAACCTTCAAATACAAACCAAGATACAAACTCTCAACAGCTTCAAAACCCAACCCAACAACCTCAAAATCAAAGCACTCAACCATTTCAACCGAAGCCGCTAACCCCCAGTTCTCCTGATTCAGATGCGCAACAATTCCTCGACACCCACAACGCTGCTCGAATTCACGAGAATGAACCATTATACACCTGGGATCAAAAGTTGGCTGACTTTGCTCGATCATGGGGCAATAAGCGCATCAACGATTGCAGAATAGTCCACTCCAATGCGCCCTATGGCGAGAACATCTTCGTGGCGAACAACGACCACTGGACACCTCGAGAGGCTGTCCAAAGGTGGGTGGGTGAAGAGCAATATTATGATAAGAAAACCTTTGCTTGCCAACCGGGGAAACTCTGCGGCCATTATACACAGATTGTATGGAGGGATTCAATAAGAGTAGGATGTGCCCGAGTTAGGTGTGCTAACGGTGGCCTTTTTGTTATGTGCAACTATGAGCCTCCTGGAAATTACAAGAATGAAAATCCATTTGTTCCACACAATCAGTAG